A genomic stretch from Sulfurimonas sediminis includes:
- the fliI gene encoding flagellar protein export ATPase FliI, with translation MPFSSLKEKLANKNYSVSFGEVVKINATIITAKGLHVSISDMVKIVSDTTGQETVGMVTEIDADLFFITPFSFVEGFRSGDKVFLDSTGLNIPVGPALLGRVVDPFMRPVDGKGSLKEGKLTPIIKAPIAAMKRGMIDEVFSVGVKSIDGLLTCGKGQKLGIFAGSGVGKSTLMGMIVRGADAPIKVVALIGERGREVPEFIEKNLGGDLTNTVIVVATSDDSPLMRKYGAFAAMSVAEHFKDQGRDVLFIMDSVTRFAMAQREIGLALGEPPTSKGYPPSSLTLLPQLMERAGKEEGKGSITAFFTVLIEGDDMGDPIADQSRSILDGHIVLSREMTDFGIYPPVHILNSASRVMSDIITPEHLKAVMKFRRLYTLLKENETLIRIGAYTKGSDAELDEAIDKKEDMEKFITQDSTIQIPFSETVEVLIALMNS, from the coding sequence ATGCCATTTTCATCACTGAAAGAGAAACTTGCAAATAAAAACTATTCGGTTTCTTTTGGCGAGGTTGTGAAAATCAACGCAACGATTATTACAGCAAAAGGTTTACATGTAAGCATAAGCGATATGGTAAAAATTGTTTCAGATACTACAGGACAGGAGACTGTCGGAATGGTAACGGAGATTGATGCAGATCTCTTTTTCATTACACCTTTTTCATTTGTAGAGGGATTTCGTTCGGGAGATAAAGTATTTTTAGATTCCACAGGCTTGAATATTCCTGTGGGCCCTGCTCTTTTGGGACGTGTAGTAGATCCATTTATGCGCCCTGTTGATGGCAAAGGCAGTCTGAAAGAAGGAAAGCTTACCCCTATCATAAAAGCACCAATAGCGGCAATGAAAAGAGGTATGATAGATGAAGTTTTTTCTGTAGGGGTCAAATCAATTGACGGACTTCTGACCTGTGGAAAAGGACAGAAACTCGGAATATTTGCAGGAAGCGGTGTCGGAAAATCAACGCTGATGGGTATGATTGTCCGCGGAGCAGATGCTCCTATAAAGGTCGTAGCACTCATCGGTGAGCGCGGTCGTGAAGTTCCTGAATTTATAGAAAAGAATCTCGGTGGTGATTTGACAAATACTGTTATAGTCGTGGCAACGTCAGATGATTCTCCTTTGATGCGAAAATACGGTGCTTTTGCCGCAATGAGTGTTGCCGAACATTTTAAGGATCAGGGCAGAGATGTGCTCTTTATTATGGACTCTGTTACACGCTTTGCTATGGCACAGCGTGAAATAGGACTGGCACTTGGAGAACCACCGACTTCAAAAGGCTACCCTCCCTCCTCTCTCACCCTTTTGCCCCAGTTAATGGAACGTGCGGGAAAAGAAGAAGGCAAAGGGAGCATTACGGCCTTTTTTACTGTTTTGATAGAGGGAGATGATATGGGTGATCCTATCGCCGATCAGTCCCGTTCCATTTTAGACGGGCATATCGTTCTTTCTCGTGAAATGACAGATTTTGGCATCTATCCGCCTGTGCATATTTTAAATTCGGCTTCAAGGGTTATGAGTGATATCATTACACCGGAGCATCTCAAGGCAGTTATGAAATTTAGACGACTGTATACCCTTCTTAAAGAGAATGAAACACTCATAAGAATAGGTGCCTATACAAAAGGCAGTGATGCTGAACTTGATGAAGCTATTGATAAAAAAGAGGATATGGAAAAATTTATAACGCAAGATTCGACAATACAGATACCGTTTAGTGAGACTGTCGAGGTGTTAATTGCTCTTATGAATTCATAA